In the genome of Thermoanaerobaculia bacterium, the window GTCATCGGCGTGCTGCCGGAGAATTTTCACCCGCCGACGATCTGGACGAACCCGCAGTTCTTCGTCCCGATCCGGTTTCCGGCCACGGGCGACCGCGCCTCGCGCGGCGAGCACTGGATGTGGACGATCGCGCGCCGCAAACCGGGAGTCTCGCTCGGCCAGGCGCAGGCGGCGATGGCTTCGCTCCAGGCGGCGCTCGCGGAGCGTTATCCGGACACGAACCGGAATCGCGGCGCCCACGTCATTCTGCTGAAGAAGTTCGTCGGCCGGAACATCGAGACGATGCTCGTGCTGCTCGCCGCCGCCGTCGGGTTCCTCCTCGCGATCGCCTGCGCGAACGTCGCGAATCTCCTTCTCGCCCAGGCCGCGCGGCGCCACCGCGAGATCGCGACCCGGAAGGCGATCGGGGCGGGCGCGGGACGCGTCGCCCGTCAATTGCTGACGGAGAGCGTCCTTCTCGCGGCGCTCGGTGCGGCCGTCGGCCTCGTCGTGGGTCGCGCCCTGCAGGTCCTGCTCCTCGCGGTCGCCCCTCCCGGATACATTCCGCCGTCCGCGGACGTGCGATTCGACTTCCGGGTCTTCGGCTTCGCGGCCGGCCTCGCCCTCCTGACCGGGATCGTCTTCGGAGGCGCTCCGGGCTGGCACGCCTGGCGGCTGAACGTCGCCGAGGCGTTGAAGCAGGGAGGGCGGACGACGGCGGCGCGCGGCGCCCGGTTGCGGCGAAGCCTCGTCTCTCTCGAGATCGGCGCGGCGTTCGTTCTTCTCCTCATGACCGGACTCGCGCTCCGAAGCCTCGCGGCCCTGCTCGCGCAGGATCTCGGTTTCGACCCCCGCCACGTGCTGACGGTCGGGATCGCGCTGCCCGGGAGGTTCGACCGACGGGAACGGGTTCTCGCCTTCTTCGACGGCGCCGTCGAACGGGTGCGCGCCCTTCCCGGCGTCGAGAGCGCGGCCATCGGGCGGCGCCTGCCACTCCTCGGCGGCTACAACGGCGAAGTCCAGATCCAGGGGCGGGCGAACCCCGGGCGGGAAGCCGGGCCGAGCGTCGAAAACAACGCCGTCGGGGCGGGCTTCCTCGAGACCCTCCGGATCCCGATCGTCCGCGGCCGGCCCCTGGCTCCCGCCGACGCCAACCGGCCGGTGGCCGTGATCAACGAAGCGATGGCACACCGGTTCTGGGAAGACGGGGACCCGCTCGGCGCCCGCTTCACCTGGGAATGGGGAGAGAAGGATCCGGTCTGGTGGGAGGTCGTCGGCGTGGCACGCGACGTACGCGAGTTCGGGCTGCGGCAGCCGGCGATCCCGCAGGCCTATCACCCTCCCGCTCCCGACGAAATTCCGAGAGTGATGATCATGGCGATCCGGCTGCGGCCGGGCAGCGCGCCTTCCCTCGCGGCGCTCTCGGCCGCGATCCGCGGCGGCGAGAAGGACGTCCCGCTGGACTCCGTCCGGATGATCGACGAGATCCTCGCCGACTCGGCATCCCGGAGCCGCTTCGATTCCACGCTCCTCGCCATCCTGGGATCGCTGTCGCTCCTGCTCTCCATCGCCGGAATCTACGGCGTCATGTCCTCGCTGGTCTCGCAGAGCACGCACGAGGTCGGGATCCGGATGGCCCTCGGCGCCTCCGAAAAACGCGTGCTCGCCGGCGTCCTCCGGGAGGCGCTCGCGGCGAGCGCGGCCGGGCTCGCGGGCGGCGTCGTCGCGACCCTCGGATTGACCGGCGTCCTGAGCCGCCTGGTGTTCGGAATCGGCGCGCACGACCCGGCGACGTTCACGGGCGTCGCGATGCTGCTCGTCGCCGTCACCCTCGTCGCGAGCTGGCTTCCGGCGCGCCGCGCCGCACGGATCGATCCGGTCTCCGCTCTCCGGACGGAGTAGCGACGGGCGGAGGCCCGACCTACCCGACTTCGAGGCGGAGCGCCTGCAGCGACAGATTCACGTCCCGGATGAACAGGACGAGCGAGACGATGAGCGCGGTCATGCACGCCACGAAGAGCGCGGCGACCGCGGCCGCCGGACCTCTTCCGAGGAGCGCGCTCACGAAGATCACGATGATCAGGATCGCGGCGAGCAGCACGCTGAGGGCGGCCGCGGTGATCGCCGCCCGGACGATTGCGGCGCGCGAAAGAAGGATCGAGAGCTGGGCCCTCGCCCGTTCCGTGTCGGATCCGCCGGCGGAGCGGAGCTCCCGCGCGAGCTGCCGCGTCCGGTCGATGATCCGCCCGAGGCGGTTCGTCATCGTGAGGAGCAGCAGTCCGACGCCCGAGACGAGGATGACCGGGCCGATCGCGGTCTGGAGGACCGGGATCAGGTCGGCGAGCTTCACGCGAGCGGCGGCGACGTCTCGAGCGCTCCGGCGGCAACGGCCCCGTCGGGCGCCGGCGCGATCTCCCGGGCGAGCTGCTCGAGGCGCCGGCAGGTGTCGCGCATGTACTCGTAGAGGTGCTTGTGCATCAGCGCGAACGTGACCGCCTCGCGGATCGCCCGGGGGCGCCGGAGGAGGGTTTCGAGCATCAGCGAGACCGTCATCCAGGCCCGACGCGGCGACGCCTCCACGACGCAGTCCCGGACGACCCGAAGGAAGATCCGGAAATCCTCCCGGCTCGTGACGAGCTTCGTCTCGATCTTCTTCCCCTTGTGGAGGAGGAGCTGCATCACGCGGCGCCGGTAGTTCCGGTAGGCATAGAGGCGGCGCAGGAGGCGCCCGTACCCGTCGTAGAGCTCGCGGCGCGACATCCCCTGCGGGACGATGTTCGTGAACACGAACTGGTCGCCGACCGACTGCGCGACGAGACGGCCGGCTTCCTGGAGGCGCCGGTACAGCGGCGTCTTCGGGACCGCGTTCAGCATTCCGGTCATCGAGATCGGGATGCGCGCGTCCTGGATGAACCGGAACTGCTCCTCGAAGATCGAGACGTCGTCGTGGTCGAACCCGACGATCATTCCCGCCATCACCGCGATGCCCGCCCGCTGGATGCGATGGACGGAATCCAGGAGGTTCTCGCGGAGGTTCTGCGTCTTGTGGGTCTCCTGGAGGCTGGAGGCGCGCGGCGATTCGATGCCGATGAAGATCGTCGTGAAGTTCGCTTGGCGCATCAGCGCGAGGAGCTCGTCGTCCTGCGCGATGTTCAGCGTCACTTCCGTCATGAACTCGATCGGGAAACCCTCGCGGCGCTGCCACTCCCCGATCGCCTGGAGAAGCTGCTTCGCCTCCTTCTTGTTGCCGATGAAGTTGTCGTCGACGACGAAGATGTTGTGGAGCCCGAGGCGGCGGATCTCGACGACCTCGGCCATCACCTGCGCGACCGTCTTCGTCCGGGGTTTCCGGCCGTACATCACGATGATGTCGCAGAACTCGCAGTTGTACGGGCAGCCGCGCGCGAACTGGATCGTCATGGTGCGGTACCGGTCGATCTTCAGGAGATCGAAGCGCGGCCGGGGGGAGTCGTGCATGCTCGGCTTCTCGTCCTGCCGGTACTCCGGCTGCCACTTCCCGGCGGCGAAATCCTCGAGGAAGCGGGGCCACGTGTACTCCGCCTCGTCGACGAACACCACGTCCACTTCCCCGCGGAGCTCTTCCGGGCAGAGGGAGGCGAACGGACCGCCCGCGACGACGAACTTTCCGCGGCGGCGGAACTCGCGGGCGAGCTCGAGGATCCGGTTCTTGTGGATGACGTACCCGGTCAGCCCGACGACGTCCGCGTCGGTCTCGAGGTCGACGTCCTCGACGTTCTCGTCGCACAGCACGACGTCGTGGCCGGGCGGCGTCATGCCGGCGACGGTCGGGAGCGACAGATTCGGGAAGACGCAGCTCTTGTGGAGGCTCGGGAGGATCCGGTCGAACGTCCAGAACGACTCGGGATTGCGGGGAGCGACGAGATAGATCTTCATCGGAGCTCCTCCAGTCGACCTTCCGATCGTACACCCGGGACGCGATCGCTCGGCCGGGAGGGACGGCCGGGCCGGACGGAAAACCGGAAGAACCCCTTCACCGCGAGGCTTCGACCTCGCTCGAACGTCCGCGCTTTCGCCGGTACATCGCCGCATCGGCCTCCGCCACCAGGTCCGGGAGGGGGGCGGCGGGAGGGACGGCGATCGCGCCGATGCTCAGCGAAACGGCGAAGGGAAGTCCGCCGGCGGCGTTGAACGACTCCTGCTGCCGCTCGAGGCGTTCGAGGATCGTGTCGCGGTCGGAGCTCCGGTCGAAAACGGCGAGCGCCACGAACTCGTCTCCGCTCCAGCGGGCGATGACGTCGGAGCTCCGGAAGGTGGCCCGCAGGATTTGCGCGGCCGCCGCGAGCGCCCGGTCGCCCCCGGCATGGCCGAAGGTGTCGTTGATTCGTTTCAAGCCGTCGAGGTCCGCGAAAAAAAGGCCGACGGGCCGGTCGAACCGTTCCGCGAGCGCGACGAGATCCGCCCCGTGTTCCAGGAAGCCGCGCCGGTTGAGAATCCCCGTCAGGGGGTCGGCCACCGCCGCCTGACGAAGCGCCGCTTCTGCCGAACGCCGCCCGGTGACGTCCCGCCGGATGACGAGGACGACGGCGACGACGAGCGCGAGGTCGAGCGCCGTCGCGGTCGCGACGAGCGTCTGGGCGCGCCGAGCCGCCGCCGCGTGCGACGCCGATCGCCGCCGAAGGGCGCGCGCCTCCGCCTCGCTCATCTCCGACACGATCGCCCGCACCTGGCCCATCAGCTGTCGCCCGGTGTCCGACTTCACGAGCCCCGCCGACGCGTCGACGCCCCGATCCGTTCGGACCGCGACGACGTGTCGGACCCAGGCGAGCTTTTCCTCGAGGATCGGCACGAGACGTTCGAGCCTCTCTCGCTGCGGGGGATCCGCCGCGGCGAGCACCCGAAGCTCGGCGATTCGCGCCCGGCAGCGGGACGGCGCGTCCGCGGACGCGTCGAGATGCCGGGGATCCCCCGTGACGACGTATCCCCGAGCGGCCGACTCGTAGCCGGTCGCGGCGAGCATCAGCTCGGTGAGCGCGGCGCGGACCGCCGTCGAGTGCGCCACCCACCGCTCGCTCGCGACCGCTTCGCGCGTGGTCGAGACCGACGCGATTGCCGCTCCGAGCAGAGCGAGGACGAGGAGCGCGAGCGCCGCCTCCACCTTTCGCGTGAGAGACACGCCTCCGCTCTCGGGGGACGGGACCGCCGGCACCGGT includes:
- a CDS encoding diguanylate cyclase, whose protein sequence is MSLTRKVEAALALLVLALLGAAIASVSTTREAVASERWVAHSTAVRAALTELMLAATGYESAARGYVVTGDPRHLDASADAPSRCRARIAELRVLAAADPPQRERLERLVPILEEKLAWVRHVVAVRTDRGVDASAGLVKSDTGRQLMGQVRAIVSEMSEAEARALRRRSASHAAAARRAQTLVATATALDLALVVAVVLVIRRDVTGRRSAEAALRQAAVADPLTGILNRRGFLEHGADLVALAERFDRPVGLFFADLDGLKRINDTFGHAGGDRALAAAAQILRATFRSSDVIARWSGDEFVALAVFDRSSDRDTILERLERQQESFNAAGGLPFAVSLSIGAIAVPPAAPLPDLVAEADAAMYRRKRGRSSEVEASR
- a CDS encoding ABC transporter permease; translation: MRRFFAGVRDLFRRRGREEDFDRELESFLQISAERKERDGMTPEAALRAARLELGGSRDAVKEGWRDAAWESALGTLGRDLRFAARLLAKNRLVTAIAVGTIALGIGANTAIFSIFDAIVLRELPYPEPGRLVIVWETTSGIPTASVSGPDYRDWLRGQRVFDSMAAGTEAHLTMTGTGEPRRLDGWATSAEIFPLLGARPEAGRLFDADDVRREKRTIVLGHALWRQTFGGNPAILGRTLTLDGEPYEVIGVLPENFHPPTIWTNPQFFVPIRFPATGDRASRGEHWMWTIARRKPGVSLGQAQAAMASLQAALAERYPDTNRNRGAHVILLKKFVGRNIETMLVLLAAAVGFLLAIACANVANLLLAQAARRHREIATRKAIGAGAGRVARQLLTESVLLAALGAAVGLVVGRALQVLLLAVAPPGYIPPSADVRFDFRVFGFAAGLALLTGIVFGGAPGWHAWRLNVAEALKQGGRTTAARGARLRRSLVSLEIGAAFVLLLMTGLALRSLAALLAQDLGFDPRHVLTVGIALPGRFDRRERVLAFFDGAVERVRALPGVESAAIGRRLPLLGGYNGEVQIQGRANPGREAGPSVENNAVGAGFLETLRIPIVRGRPLAPADANRPVAVINEAMAHRFWEDGDPLGARFTWEWGEKDPVWWEVVGVARDVREFGLRQPAIPQAYHPPAPDEIPRVMIMAIRLRPGSAPSLAALSAAIRGGEKDVPLDSVRMIDEILADSASRSRFDSTLLAILGSLSLLLSIAGIYGVMSSLVSQSTHEVGIRMALGASEKRVLAGVLREALAASAAGLAGGVVATLGLTGVLSRLVFGIGAHDPATFTGVAMLLVAVTLVASWLPARRAARIDPVSALRTE
- a CDS encoding DUF2721 domain-containing protein, whose protein sequence is MKLADLIPVLQTAIGPVILVSGVGLLLLTMTNRLGRIIDRTRQLARELRSAGGSDTERARAQLSILLSRAAIVRAAITAAALSVLLAAILIIVIFVSALLGRGPAAAVAALFVACMTALIVSLVLFIRDVNLSLQALRLEVG
- a CDS encoding B12-binding domain-containing radical SAM protein, which gives rise to MKIYLVAPRNPESFWTFDRILPSLHKSCVFPNLSLPTVAGMTPPGHDVVLCDENVEDVDLETDADVVGLTGYVIHKNRILELAREFRRRGKFVVAGGPFASLCPEELRGEVDVVFVDEAEYTWPRFLEDFAAGKWQPEYRQDEKPSMHDSPRPRFDLLKIDRYRTMTIQFARGCPYNCEFCDIIVMYGRKPRTKTVAQVMAEVVEIRRLGLHNIFVVDDNFIGNKKEAKQLLQAIGEWQRREGFPIEFMTEVTLNIAQDDELLALMRQANFTTIFIGIESPRASSLQETHKTQNLRENLLDSVHRIQRAGIAVMAGMIVGFDHDDVSIFEEQFRFIQDARIPISMTGMLNAVPKTPLYRRLQEAGRLVAQSVGDQFVFTNIVPQGMSRRELYDGYGRLLRRLYAYRNYRRRVMQLLLHKGKKIETKLVTSREDFRIFLRVVRDCVVEASPRRAWMTVSLMLETLLRRPRAIREAVTFALMHKHLYEYMRDTCRRLEQLAREIAPAPDGAVAAGALETSPPLA